The following coding sequences lie in one Phycicoccus duodecadis genomic window:
- a CDS encoding phospho-sugar mutase, with product MTGTASSPDALVAAARAWAADDPDPATRAELEGLATRAGAGDAAAVAELGDAMSGLLEFGTAGLRGRLGGGSHRMNRAVVIRAAAGLTAYLHTLTRQPFVVVGYDARTNSDVFAHDTCAVVTGMGGRAVVLPHPLPTPVLAYAIRHLGADAGVMVTASHNPPEDNGYKVYVGDGSQIVPPVDGLIAAEIAAVASVASVPRADDGWETLGDDVLEAYLADAAGVVATDAPRELTVVHTALHGVGSETVRRAFLAAGFAEPIPVGSQAEPDPMFPTVAFPNPEEPGAMDAALELAEQTSPDVVIANDPDADRCAVAVPGTGGWRMLRGDEVGVLLGAHVLERAVPDGAVFASSIVSSRMLAAVCAAAGVRHEETLTGFKWIGRVEGLRYGYEEALGYCVDPAHVRDKDGVTAALLVAELAAGLKQQGRTVADRLDDLAREHGVHATDAFSVRVEDLSLIGRVMDRLRAQPPTTLAGVEVDRTDDLARGDGGLPPTEGLRYLLADGSRVIVRPSGTEPKLKVYLEAVEPVADDADLAGARRRAGGRLAALRAALAELTRP from the coding sequence GTGACCGGCACCGCCTCCTCCCCCGACGCGCTCGTCGCCGCCGCCCGCGCCTGGGCCGCCGACGACCCCGACCCGGCCACCCGCGCCGAGCTCGAGGGCCTGGCGACACGCGCCGGGGCCGGTGACGCCGCCGCCGTCGCCGAGCTGGGCGATGCGATGTCGGGGCTCCTCGAGTTCGGCACGGCCGGGCTGCGCGGCCGGCTGGGGGGTGGCTCGCACCGGATGAACCGGGCCGTGGTCATCCGGGCCGCCGCCGGGCTGACCGCGTACCTGCACACGCTCACCCGCCAGCCGTTCGTCGTGGTCGGCTACGACGCGCGCACCAACTCCGACGTCTTCGCCCACGACACCTGTGCCGTCGTCACGGGGATGGGCGGGCGCGCCGTCGTGCTCCCCCACCCGCTGCCGACCCCGGTGCTCGCGTACGCCATCCGCCACCTCGGCGCCGATGCCGGCGTCATGGTCACCGCCTCGCACAACCCGCCCGAGGACAACGGCTACAAGGTCTACGTCGGCGACGGATCGCAGATCGTGCCGCCCGTCGACGGTCTCATCGCCGCCGAGATCGCCGCCGTCGCGTCGGTGGCGTCGGTGCCGCGGGCCGACGACGGCTGGGAGACCCTGGGCGACGACGTGCTCGAGGCCTATCTGGCGGATGCCGCCGGCGTCGTGGCCACCGACGCGCCGCGCGAGCTGACGGTCGTGCACACCGCGCTGCACGGGGTCGGCTCCGAGACGGTGCGCCGGGCCTTCCTGGCCGCGGGCTTCGCCGAGCCGATCCCCGTCGGCTCGCAGGCCGAGCCCGACCCGATGTTCCCCACCGTCGCGTTCCCGAACCCCGAGGAGCCCGGCGCCATGGACGCCGCCCTCGAGCTGGCCGAGCAGACCTCCCCCGACGTCGTCATCGCCAACGACCCCGACGCCGACCGGTGCGCGGTGGCCGTGCCCGGCACCGGCGGCTGGCGGATGCTGCGCGGCGACGAGGTCGGCGTCCTGCTGGGCGCGCACGTGCTGGAGCGCGCAGTGCCCGACGGCGCGGTGTTCGCGAGCTCGATCGTGTCGTCACGGATGCTGGCCGCGGTGTGCGCGGCGGCCGGGGTCCGCCACGAGGAGACCCTCACCGGCTTCAAGTGGATCGGACGCGTCGAGGGGCTGCGCTACGGCTACGAGGAGGCGCTGGGGTACTGCGTCGACCCGGCGCACGTGCGCGACAAGGACGGCGTCACCGCCGCCCTGCTGGTGGCCGAGCTGGCCGCCGGGCTCAAGCAGCAGGGACGCACCGTCGCCGACCGCCTCGACGATCTGGCCCGCGAGCACGGGGTGCACGCCACCGACGCGTTCTCGGTGCGGGTCGAGGACCTCTCGCTCATCGGGCGGGTCATGGACCGGCTGCGGGCGCAGCCGCCGACGACGCTGGCCGGCGTCGAGGTCGACCGCACCGACGACCTGGCCCGCGGCGACGGCGGCCTGCCTCCGACCGAGGGCCTGCGGTACCTGCTGGCCGACGGCTCGCGCGTCATCGTGCGCCCCTCGGGCACCGAGCCGAAGCTCAAGGTCTACCTCGAGGCCGTCGAGCCGGTCGCGGACGACGCCGACCTGGCGGGCGCCCGGCGCCGGGCGGGTGGGCGGCTGGCAGCGCTGCGGGCGGCGCTGGCGGAGCTCACGAGACCCTGA
- a CDS encoding acetyl/propionyl/methylcrotonyl-CoA carboxylase subunit alpha, producing MPISKVLIANRGEIAVRIARACKDSGVASVAVYADPDRDALHVKVADEAYALGGSTPGESYLLQDKLIEVARQAGADAVHPGYGFLAENAEFAQKVIDAGLTWIGPGPEAIDSLGDKVKARHIALAADAPLVPGTKDPVSGPDEVVAFAQEHGLPVAIKAAYGGGGRGLKVARTLEEIPELFDSAVREAVTAFGRGECFVERFLDHPRHVETQCLADQHGTVVVVSTRDCSLQRRNQKLVEEAPAPFLTDEQHTELLRASKEILRRAGYVGAGTCEFLVGPQGDISFLEVNTRLQVEHPVSEEVTGLDLVREQLRIANGERLEDRDPEPHAHSIEFRINGEDAGRGFLPAPGTVTRMVVPQGPGVRWDAGIVEGDTVAGAFDSMIAKLVVTGRTRQQALERARRALDELVVEGMPTVVPFHRKVVADPAFAPADPDQPFTVHTRWIETEFDNDIAPYAGPSADAPEAEERRSVVVEVGGKRLEVSLPGGLSLGVGGGSGGAVGASRKKAPRRTGRSAGGAAASGDSLTAPMQGTIVKVSVEEGATVAAGDQVVVLEAMKMEQPITAHKAGVVSGLSAEVGATVTNGAVICEIKDAEGAEG from the coding sequence ATGCCGATCAGCAAGGTCCTCATCGCGAACCGGGGAGAGATCGCGGTGCGCATCGCCCGCGCCTGCAAGGACTCCGGGGTCGCCTCCGTCGCCGTCTACGCCGACCCCGACCGTGACGCCCTCCACGTCAAGGTCGCCGACGAGGCCTACGCCCTCGGGGGGTCCACGCCCGGCGAGTCCTACCTGCTCCAGGACAAGCTCATCGAGGTGGCGCGGCAGGCGGGCGCCGACGCCGTGCACCCCGGCTACGGGTTCCTCGCCGAGAACGCCGAGTTCGCGCAGAAGGTCATCGACGCCGGCCTCACCTGGATCGGGCCCGGCCCCGAGGCCATCGACAGCCTCGGCGACAAGGTCAAGGCCCGCCACATCGCCCTCGCGGCCGACGCCCCCCTCGTCCCCGGGACCAAGGATCCCGTCTCCGGGCCCGACGAGGTGGTCGCGTTCGCCCAGGAGCACGGGCTCCCGGTGGCCATCAAGGCGGCCTACGGCGGCGGCGGCCGCGGCCTGAAGGTCGCCCGCACCCTCGAGGAGATCCCCGAGCTGTTCGACTCCGCGGTGCGCGAGGCCGTCACCGCCTTCGGGCGCGGCGAGTGCTTCGTCGAGCGCTTCCTCGACCACCCGCGCCACGTCGAGACCCAGTGCCTGGCCGACCAGCACGGCACCGTCGTCGTGGTGTCGACGCGCGACTGCTCGCTCCAGCGCCGCAACCAGAAGCTGGTCGAGGAGGCGCCCGCGCCGTTCCTCACCGACGAGCAGCACACCGAGCTCCTGCGCGCGAGCAAGGAGATCCTCCGCCGGGCCGGCTACGTCGGCGCCGGCACCTGCGAGTTCCTCGTCGGGCCCCAGGGCGACATCAGCTTCCTCGAGGTCAACACCCGCCTCCAGGTGGAGCACCCCGTCTCCGAGGAGGTCACCGGCCTCGACCTCGTGCGCGAGCAGCTGCGCATCGCGAACGGCGAGCGCCTCGAGGACCGCGACCCCGAGCCGCACGCGCACTCCATCGAGTTCCGCATCAACGGCGAGGACGCCGGGCGCGGCTTCCTCCCGGCGCCGGGCACCGTGACCCGGATGGTCGTGCCCCAGGGGCCCGGGGTCCGCTGGGACGCCGGCATCGTCGAGGGCGACACCGTGGCCGGGGCGTTCGACTCGATGATCGCGAAGCTCGTCGTCACCGGCCGGACCCGCCAGCAGGCCCTCGAGCGGGCCCGCCGCGCCCTCGACGAGCTCGTGGTCGAGGGGATGCCGACCGTGGTGCCCTTCCACCGCAAGGTCGTGGCGGACCCGGCGTTCGCGCCGGCCGACCCCGACCAGCCCTTCACCGTCCACACCCGGTGGATCGAGACCGAGTTCGACAACGACATCGCGCCCTACGCCGGCCCGAGCGCCGACGCCCCGGAGGCCGAGGAGCGCCGGAGCGTCGTCGTCGAGGTGGGTGGCAAGCGGCTCGAGGTCTCGCTCCCGGGCGGCCTGTCGCTCGGGGTCGGTGGCGGCTCGGGGGGCGCGGTGGGCGCGTCCCGCAAGAAGGCGCCCCGGCGCACCGGCCGGTCCGCCGGCGGCGCGGCCGCCTCGGGCGACTCCCTGACCGCCCCCATGCAGGGCACCATCGTCAAGGTCAGCGTCGAGGAGGGCGCCACCGTGGCCGCCGGCGACCAGGTCGTCGTCCTCGAGGCCATGAAGATGGAGCAGCCCATCACGGCGCACAAGGCGGGTGTCGTCAGCGGGCTCAGCGCCGAGGTCGGCGCGACCGTCACCAACGGCGCGGTCATCTGCGAGATCAAGGACGCCGAGGGCGCCGAGGGCTGA
- a CDS encoding purine-nucleoside phosphorylase yields MTDTAAVHDLTDPAADPFAVAEAAAAVIRERTGVERHDVALVLGSGWGQAGDLVGETLATIENTDVPAFAKAAVAGHSGTLRSVAIGDTGRRALVYGTRTHYYEGRGVRAVVHGIRTAAAAGCTTVVLTNGCGGLRPEWSPGTPVLISDHINLTAATPLEGATFIDLTDLYSPRLRALARQVDGSLDEGVYVQFRGPQYETPAEVRMARTLGGDLVGMSTTLEAIAARQAGLEVLGISLVTNAAAGISPTPLSHQEVIEAGQAAAERCGRLLADVVGLIGAGA; encoded by the coding sequence GTGACCGACACCGCCGCCGTCCACGACCTCACCGACCCGGCCGCCGACCCGTTCGCGGTCGCCGAGGCGGCCGCCGCCGTCATCCGCGAGCGCACCGGGGTCGAGCGTCACGACGTCGCCCTCGTGCTCGGCTCCGGCTGGGGGCAGGCGGGCGACCTGGTCGGCGAGACGCTGGCCACGATCGAGAACACGGACGTGCCCGCCTTCGCCAAGGCGGCCGTCGCGGGCCACAGCGGCACCCTGCGCTCGGTCGCCATCGGCGACACCGGCCGGCGAGCCCTGGTCTACGGCACCCGCACCCACTACTACGAGGGGCGGGGCGTGCGTGCGGTCGTGCACGGCATCCGCACCGCCGCCGCCGCGGGCTGCACCACGGTCGTCCTCACCAACGGCTGCGGCGGCCTGCGGCCGGAGTGGTCCCCCGGCACCCCCGTGCTGATCAGCGACCACATCAACCTCACCGCGGCCACGCCGCTCGAGGGCGCGACCTTCATCGACCTCACCGACCTGTACTCGCCGCGGCTGCGGGCGCTGGCCCGGCAGGTGGACGGCAGCCTCGACGAGGGCGTCTACGTGCAGTTCCGCGGCCCGCAGTACGAGACCCCGGCCGAGGTGCGGATGGCGCGCACCCTGGGCGGCGACCTGGTGGGGATGTCGACGACGCTCGAGGCGATCGCGGCCCGGCAGGCGGGGCTCGAGGTCCTCGGCATCTCGCTGGTCACCAACGCGGCCGCCGGCATCTCGCCGACCCCGCTCAGCCACCAGGAGGTCATCGAGGCCGGCCAGGCCGCCGCCGAGCGCTGCGGCCGCCTCCTCGCCGACGTCGTCGGGCTGATCGGCGCCGGGGCGTGA
- a CDS encoding aldehyde dehydrogenase family protein: MSARVDVRKTYKLYIGGAFPRSESGRSYEVLAAPSGRRSSPRFLANAALGSRKDARDAVVAARKAQPGWAGATAYNRGQVLYRVAEVMEGRRAQLVQDVRDSEGLTVARADAVVSAAVDRWVWYAGWADKYPQVLGGLNPVAGPYFDISAPEPTGVVAVLAPQASSLLGLVSVVAPVVVSGNACVVLASRERPLPAIDLAECLATSDVPGGVVNVITGDTAEVAPWLASHRDVNAIDLTGAADAEGVVWGDLELAAAENLKRVLRPGGSGAEAVEPDFDATPDLTRLSAFLETKTVWHPKGR; encoded by the coding sequence GTGAGCGCGCGCGTCGACGTCCGCAAGACGTACAAGCTCTACATCGGCGGGGCGTTCCCGCGGTCCGAGAGCGGCCGCTCGTACGAGGTGCTGGCGGCACCGTCGGGTCGGCGCTCGAGCCCCCGCTTCCTGGCCAACGCCGCGCTGGGCTCGCGCAAGGACGCGCGCGACGCCGTCGTCGCCGCCCGCAAGGCCCAGCCCGGATGGGCCGGGGCCACCGCGTACAACCGTGGGCAGGTGCTCTACCGGGTCGCCGAGGTGATGGAGGGGCGCCGCGCCCAGCTCGTCCAGGACGTGCGCGACTCCGAGGGGCTCACCGTGGCCCGGGCCGATGCCGTGGTGTCCGCGGCCGTCGACCGCTGGGTCTGGTACGCCGGCTGGGCCGACAAGTACCCGCAGGTCCTGGGCGGGCTGAACCCCGTGGCCGGGCCGTACTTCGACATCTCGGCCCCCGAGCCCACCGGCGTCGTCGCGGTACTGGCCCCGCAGGCGTCCTCGCTGCTCGGGCTGGTCTCGGTGGTCGCGCCGGTCGTGGTGTCGGGCAACGCGTGCGTGGTGCTCGCCTCGCGCGAGCGCCCGCTGCCCGCCATCGACCTGGCCGAGTGCCTCGCGACCTCCGACGTGCCCGGCGGCGTGGTCAACGTCATCACCGGCGACACCGCCGAGGTCGCGCCGTGGCTGGCCTCGCACCGCGACGTCAACGCCATCGACCTCACGGGTGCCGCGGACGCCGAGGGCGTGGTGTGGGGGGACCTCGAGCTGGCCGCCGCCGAGAACCTCAAGCGGGTGCTGCGGCCGGGCGGTTCCGGGGCGGAGGCCGTCGAGCCCGACTTCGACGCGACGCCCGACCTCACCCGGCTCTCGGCGTTCCTCGAGACCAAGACCGTCTGGCACCCCAAGGGCCGCTGA
- the deoC gene encoding deoxyribose-phosphate aldolase → MSTATDADPAARARDLLGVSRLTNSALTGWLHGLPGVDQVGCEARAAALSTRSVKTTSKAWAIDLAISMIDLTTLEGADTPGKVRGLATRALVPDPSDLSTPSPAAVCVYGDMAGLARETLGASGVKVAAVATAFPSGRASRAVKLADVRDAVGNGADEIDMVIDRGAFLAGDYLTVFREIVETKEACGGARLKVIMETGELVTYDNVRRASWLSMLAGGDFIKTSTGKISPAATLPVTLTMLEAVRDWREATGVQVGVKPAGGIRTSKDAIRYLVTVSEVAGEDWLDNHWFRFGASSLLNDLVLQRQRMATGAYSGADYVADDAPSGY, encoded by the coding sequence GTGAGTACCGCCACCGACGCCGACCCCGCGGCCCGCGCCCGCGACCTCCTCGGGGTCTCGCGCCTGACGAACTCGGCCCTCACCGGTTGGCTGCACGGCCTGCCGGGCGTCGACCAGGTCGGCTGCGAGGCCCGCGCCGCCGCGCTGTCGACGCGGTCGGTCAAGACCACGAGCAAGGCCTGGGCCATCGACCTCGCCATCTCGATGATCGACCTGACGACCCTCGAGGGGGCCGACACCCCGGGCAAGGTCCGGGGCCTCGCCACCCGGGCGCTGGTGCCCGACCCCAGCGACCTCTCCACCCCGAGCCCGGCGGCGGTGTGCGTCTACGGCGACATGGCGGGCCTGGCCCGCGAGACCCTCGGCGCGTCCGGGGTCAAGGTCGCGGCCGTCGCCACCGCCTTCCCCAGCGGTCGCGCCAGCCGGGCCGTCAAGCTCGCCGACGTCCGTGACGCCGTGGGCAACGGCGCCGACGAGATCGACATGGTCATCGACCGCGGCGCCTTCCTGGCCGGCGACTACCTCACCGTCTTCCGCGAGATCGTCGAGACCAAGGAGGCCTGCGGCGGCGCGCGCCTCAAGGTGATCATGGAGACCGGCGAGCTCGTCACGTACGACAACGTGCGCCGCGCCTCGTGGCTCTCGATGCTGGCGGGCGGCGACTTCATCAAGACCTCCACCGGCAAGATCTCGCCGGCGGCGACGCTGCCGGTGACGCTGACGATGCTCGAGGCCGTGCGCGACTGGCGCGAGGCCACCGGCGTCCAGGTCGGCGTGAAGCCGGCCGGCGGCATCCGCACCAGCAAGGACGCCATCCGCTACCTCGTGACCGTCAGCGAGGTCGCCGGCGAGGACTGGCTCGACAACCACTGGTTCCGCTTCGGCGCCTCGAGCCTGCTCAACGACCTCGTCCTCCAGCGGCAGCGGATGGCCACCGGCGCCTACTCCGGTGCCGACTACGTCGCCGACGACGCCCCCAGCGGCTACTGA
- a CDS encoding MarR family winged helix-turn-helix transcriptional regulator: METTEQDEERAQVDAVMRASRVLVSVVARSIAEVEDQVTLVQFRVLVVIAGHAPLNLSEVARHLGVHPSNATRMVDKLVGAGLVERTDRPSDRRHLALTLSPAGHELVQRVMGFRRESILAIMSAMPASRRRTLASALESFAVAAGEPPEGEEAFILGLAT; this comes from the coding sequence ATGGAAACCACGGAGCAGGACGAGGAGCGGGCCCAGGTCGACGCCGTGATGCGGGCCTCGCGGGTCCTGGTGTCCGTCGTGGCACGCTCGATCGCCGAGGTCGAGGACCAGGTCACCCTGGTGCAGTTCCGCGTCCTGGTCGTCATCGCCGGCCACGCCCCGCTCAACCTCAGCGAGGTCGCGCGCCACCTCGGAGTGCATCCGTCGAACGCCACCCGCATGGTCGACAAGCTCGTCGGCGCGGGGCTGGTGGAGCGCACGGACCGGCCCTCCGACCGGCGCCACCTGGCCCTCACGCTGAGCCCCGCCGGCCACGAGCTGGTCCAGAGGGTGATGGGTTTCCGCCGTGAGTCGATCCTCGCCATCATGAGCGCCATGCCGGCCTCGCGCCGTCGCACGCTGGCGTCGGCGCTGGAGTCCTTCGCCGTGGCCGCCGGCGAGCCGCCGGAGGGCGAGGAGGCGTTCATCCTCGGTCTGGCCACCTGA
- a CDS encoding enolase C-terminal domain-like protein, whose protein sequence is MTHDESARPAPDGGDAAPGPLVSSVEVAAYAVPTDAPEADGTLAWDSTGVVVVEVAAGGRRGVGWTYAPAAAAALVRDVLAPVVVGGDAMAVAGLSQAMIRQVRNIGRPGLASYAISAVDVALWDLKARLLGLPLHRLLGAVHDGVPVYGSGGFTTYDESRLTEQLTGWVDQGIPRVKIKIGESWGKRPDRDLARMRQARHVVGDEVELFVDANGGYGRKQAVRMMAAAADLGVHWFEEPVSSDDLDGLAEVRAAVAPDVTAGEYGTDLAYFARMCRAGAVDCLQVDASRCGGISEWLRVAALAAASGLDVSGHCAPHLHVHVAAAVANLRHLEWFHDHVRIESMFFDGTLDPSGGVLVPDPHAPGHGLTFRRADAESHRVSA, encoded by the coding sequence GTGACCCACGACGAGTCCGCCCGTCCCGCGCCCGACGGGGGTGACGCGGCACCCGGCCCGCTGGTGTCGTCGGTCGAGGTCGCGGCCTACGCGGTCCCCACCGACGCGCCCGAGGCCGACGGGACCCTCGCCTGGGACTCCACGGGCGTCGTCGTGGTCGAGGTCGCCGCGGGTGGGCGACGCGGGGTGGGGTGGACGTACGCGCCGGCGGCGGCGGCGGCCCTCGTCCGCGACGTGCTGGCGCCGGTGGTCGTGGGCGGCGACGCCATGGCCGTGGCCGGACTGTCGCAGGCGATGATCCGCCAGGTGCGCAACATCGGCCGGCCCGGGCTGGCCTCCTACGCGATCTCCGCGGTGGACGTCGCCCTGTGGGACCTCAAGGCCCGGCTGCTCGGTCTCCCGCTCCATCGGCTGCTCGGCGCCGTGCACGACGGGGTGCCCGTCTACGGCAGTGGGGGGTTCACGACCTACGACGAGTCCCGGCTGACCGAGCAGCTGACCGGCTGGGTCGACCAGGGGATCCCTCGCGTCAAGATCAAGATCGGGGAGTCCTGGGGGAAGCGACCCGACCGCGACCTGGCCCGGATGCGGCAGGCGCGCCACGTCGTCGGCGACGAGGTCGAGCTCTTCGTCGACGCCAACGGGGGGTACGGCCGCAAGCAGGCGGTCCGGATGATGGCCGCGGCCGCCGACCTCGGGGTGCACTGGTTCGAGGAGCCGGTGTCGTCCGACGACCTCGACGGGCTCGCCGAGGTCCGCGCCGCGGTCGCCCCGGACGTCACGGCGGGGGAGTACGGCACCGACCTCGCGTACTTCGCCCGGATGTGCCGGGCCGGCGCCGTCGACTGCCTCCAGGTCGACGCCTCACGGTGCGGCGGGATCAGCGAGTGGCTGCGGGTCGCGGCCCTGGCCGCGGCCTCCGGCCTCGACGTGTCCGGCCACTGCGCCCCCCACCTGCACGTCCACGTCGCGGCCGCCGTCGCGAACCTGCGCCATCTCGAGTGGTTCCACGACCACGTCCGCATCGAGTCGATGTTCTTCGACGGCACCCTCGACCCCAGCGGCGGTGTCCTGGTGCCGGACCCGCACGCGCCGGGTCACGGTCTGACGTTCAGGCGCGCCGACGCCGAGAGCCACCGCGTCAGCGCCTGA
- a CDS encoding NAD(P)H-quinone dehydrogenase translates to MAPVNARSSRVVILGGGPGGYEAALVAAQLGAEVTVVERTGIGGAAVLTDCVPSKTLISTADYMSDFETAADLGVHLEDQEGDEVSDAVADLPEVNRRVLSLAAAQSADITARLAEVGIRTVAGAASLTSPTTVRVEPEEDGGAAEELTADVVLVATGAAPRVMDTAVPDGERILTWQQIYDLRELPRRLVVVGSGVTGAELAQAYLGLGSEVVLVSSRERVLPGEDPDAATVIEDVFRKRGMEVLSRSRMESVSRTADGVLVRLVDGREVTGTHALLAVGSVPQTRGIGLEEIGVDLLPSGHIAVDKVSRTSVRGVYAAGDCTGVLPLASVAAMQGRIAMSHALGDAVAPLNLGVVSANVFTDPEIATVGITQKDVDEHRVDAEVLMLPLARNPRAKMLGIRDGFVKLFAQKGSGAVVGGVVVAPRASELIFPVTLAVQHRLNVDQVASTFTVYPSLSGSVAEAARRLHVRG, encoded by the coding sequence ATGGCACCCGTGAACGCGCGGTCGAGCAGAGTCGTCATCCTCGGCGGGGGCCCCGGGGGGTACGAGGCCGCCCTGGTGGCCGCCCAGCTCGGGGCCGAGGTCACCGTCGTCGAGCGGACCGGCATCGGCGGGGCCGCGGTGCTCACCGACTGCGTGCCGAGCAAGACCCTGATCTCGACCGCCGACTACATGAGCGACTTCGAGACCGCGGCCGACCTCGGCGTGCACCTCGAGGACCAGGAGGGCGACGAGGTCTCCGACGCCGTCGCCGACCTGCCCGAGGTCAACCGCCGCGTCCTGTCGCTGGCCGCGGCCCAGAGCGCCGACATCACCGCCCGCCTCGCCGAGGTCGGCATCCGCACCGTCGCCGGCGCGGCGTCCCTGACCTCGCCCACCACCGTGCGGGTCGAGCCCGAGGAGGACGGCGGCGCGGCCGAGGAGCTCACCGCCGACGTCGTCCTGGTGGCCACCGGTGCCGCGCCGCGGGTCATGGACACCGCCGTGCCCGACGGTGAGCGGATCCTCACCTGGCAGCAGATCTACGACCTGCGCGAGCTGCCCCGGCGGCTCGTGGTGGTCGGCTCGGGCGTCACCGGCGCCGAGCTGGCGCAGGCCTACCTGGGGCTCGGCTCCGAGGTCGTCCTGGTCTCGTCCCGCGAGCGGGTCCTGCCGGGCGAGGACCCCGACGCCGCCACCGTCATCGAGGACGTCTTCCGCAAGCGCGGGATGGAGGTGCTCAGCCGCTCGCGCATGGAGTCGGTCAGCCGCACCGCCGACGGTGTCCTGGTGCGGCTGGTCGACGGCCGCGAGGTCACCGGCACCCACGCCCTGCTGGCCGTGGGCTCGGTCCCGCAGACCCGCGGCATCGGGCTCGAGGAGATCGGCGTCGACCTCCTGCCGTCCGGGCACATCGCGGTCGACAAGGTCTCGCGCACCTCGGTGCGGGGCGTCTACGCCGCGGGCGACTGCACCGGCGTGCTCCCGCTGGCGTCGGTGGCGGCGATGCAGGGCCGCATCGCGATGTCCCACGCCCTCGGCGACGCCGTGGCCCCGCTGAACCTCGGCGTGGTCTCGGCCAACGTCTTCACCGACCCCGAGATCGCCACCGTCGGCATCACCCAGAAGGACGTCGACGAGCACCGGGTCGACGCCGAGGTGCTGATGCTGCCGCTGGCCCGCAACCCGCGGGCCAAGATGCTCGGCATCCGCGACGGGTTCGTGAAGCTGTTCGCGCAGAAGGGGTCCGGCGCCGTCGTCGGGGGCGTGGTGGTGGCCCCGCGCGCCTCCGAGCTGATCTTCCCGGTGACGCTGGCCGTGCAGCACCGGCTGAACGTCGACCAGGTGGCCTCCACCTTCACCGTGTACCCGTCGCTGTCGGGCTCGGTGGCCGAGGCCGCCCGCCGCCTGCACGTGCGCGGCTGA
- a CDS encoding aldehyde dehydrogenase family protein yields the protein MPTFEYAPAPESRAVVDIASSYGLFIGGEFVEATGGTPFKTVNPATEEVLAEVSEASADDVDAAVRAARTAYTRVWSRMSGADRGKYLYRIARIIQERARELAVLETLDNGKPIKESRDVDVPLAAAHFFYHAGWADKLGYASLGADPRPLGVVGQVIPWNFPLLMLAWKVAPALACGNTVVLKPAETTPLTALLFAEICRQAELPPGVVNIVTGAGATGQAIVDHPGIDKLAFTGSTNVGKMIARSIAGTRKKATLELGGKGANIVFDDAPLDQAVEGIVTGIFFNQGHVCCAGSRLLVQENVADEVVRRLKRRLGTLRVGDPMDKNTDVGAINSKAQLDRIAALTEAGEAEGAQRWDSGCELPTAGYWFRPTVFTDVAQSHRIAQEEIFGPVVSVLTFRTPGEAVAKANNTPYGLSAGVWTEKGSRILWMADQLRAGVVWANTFNKFDPTSPFGGYKESGYGREGGRHGLEAYVKTGSEQ from the coding sequence ATGCCCACCTTCGAGTACGCACCGGCCCCCGAGTCCCGGGCCGTCGTCGACATCGCCAGCAGCTACGGGCTGTTCATCGGCGGTGAGTTCGTCGAGGCCACCGGCGGCACGCCGTTCAAGACCGTCAACCCCGCCACCGAGGAGGTCCTCGCCGAGGTCTCCGAGGCGAGCGCCGACGACGTCGACGCCGCCGTCCGGGCCGCCCGCACCGCCTACACCCGGGTGTGGTCGCGGATGAGCGGGGCCGACCGCGGCAAGTACCTCTACCGCATCGCGCGCATCATCCAGGAGCGCGCCCGCGAGCTGGCCGTGCTCGAGACCCTCGACAACGGCAAGCCCATCAAGGAGAGCCGCGACGTCGACGTGCCCCTGGCCGCGGCGCACTTCTTCTACCACGCCGGATGGGCCGACAAGCTGGGGTACGCCTCGCTCGGCGCCGACCCGCGCCCGCTCGGGGTCGTGGGCCAGGTCATCCCCTGGAACTTCCCGCTGCTGATGCTCGCGTGGAAGGTCGCGCCCGCGCTGGCCTGCGGCAACACCGTCGTGCTCAAGCCGGCCGAGACCACCCCCCTCACGGCGCTGCTGTTCGCCGAGATCTGCCGCCAGGCCGAGCTGCCCCCGGGCGTGGTCAACATCGTCACCGGCGCCGGGGCCACCGGGCAGGCCATCGTCGACCACCCGGGCATCGACAAGCTGGCGTTCACCGGCTCGACCAACGTCGGCAAGATGATCGCCCGCTCGATCGCGGGCACCCGCAAGAAGGCCACCCTCGAGCTCGGCGGCAAGGGCGCGAACATCGTGTTCGACGACGCCCCGCTCGACCAGGCCGTCGAGGGCATCGTCACCGGCATCTTCTTCAACCAGGGGCACGTGTGCTGCGCCGGCAGCCGGCTCCTGGTGCAGGAGAACGTCGCCGACGAGGTCGTGCGCCGGCTCAAGCGCCGCCTCGGGACCCTGCGCGTCGGCGACCCGATGGACAAGAACACCGACGTCGGCGCCATCAACAGCAAGGCCCAGCTCGACCGCATCGCGGCGCTCACCGAGGCCGGCGAGGCCGAGGGGGCGCAGCGCTGGGACTCCGGCTGCGAGCTGCCCACGGCCGGCTACTGGTTCCGCCCCACCGTCTTCACCGACGTCGCGCAGTCGCACCGCATCGCCCAGGAGGAGATCTTCGGGCCGGTGGTCTCGGTGCTGACCTTCCGCACCCCCGGCGAGGCGGTGGCCAAGGCCAACAACACCCCGTACGGCCTCTCGGCCGGGGTGTGGACCGAGAAGGGCAGTCGGATCCTGTGGATGGCCGACCAGCTGCGCGCCGGCGTGGTGTGGGCCAACACCTTCAACAAGTTCGACCCCACCTCGCCGTTCGGCGGGTACAAGGAGTCCGGGTACGGCCGTGAGGGCGGCCGCCACGGGCTCGAGGCCTACGTGAAGACCGGGAGCGAGCAGTGA